The nucleotide sequence CTCAGGGTTTCCGCACTGGCGATATCTACCAGGAAGGCTGCACCAAGGTCGGCACGACCGGCATGGGTGATGCCATCATTAAGGCTCTCGGCTAATAGCAAACAACCGAACTTAAATAGACGCCCCGCAAGGGGCGTTTTCTAAATACTAAGCTCTAATTAAAACATGCTCAATACAACCCTCTGCTACATCGAACAAGACGGCAAGTACTTGCTGCTCCACCGCGTCAAAAAGAAAAACGACATCAACAAAGACAAGTGGATCGGCATTGGCGGCAAGTTCGAGGAATGGGAATCTCCCGAGGACTGCATCAAGCGCGAAGCTCTCGAAGAAACAGG is from uncultured Fibrobacter sp. and encodes:
- a CDS encoding NUDIX domain-containing protein; the protein is MLNTTLCYIEQDGKYLLLHRVKKKNDINKDKWIGIGGKFEEWESPEDCIKREALEETG